A genomic region of Miscanthus floridulus cultivar M001 chromosome 3, ASM1932011v1, whole genome shotgun sequence contains the following coding sequences:
- the LOC136545216 gene encoding uncharacterized protein has product MAAARAWALRALLARCSTECRRGTSPCPSSSTAAASFSSLSHAVTSPSPHAARSRRLLPTPRAAAAHVRAQTRFLASEAARGGVGGREATTDDEEEAAQVWTVEWEDSEDDDYEPEIGDGGDGGGVALRGVEWGERALVAAEEVLADHFGDDVALFAFKVSPKGYVYVRLDKLTNMYGCPDIEEIENFNRLYKQKLDEIIERGEISLDLALEVSSPGAERLLKVPEDLDRFKDMAMRVQYLAEGDNDLMSKQNQVKDGIFLLESVDTLAEHCVWKLADVKENRAEAGKGRPLNRKQKDWRLQTSFTAVKKVTLYLDSN; this is encoded by the exons ATGGCTGCCGCTCGCGCATGGGCGCTCCGCGCGCTGCTCGCAAGGTGCTCGACGGAATGCCGCCGCGGCACTTCCCCTTGCCCCTCCTCCTCTACCGCCGCCGCCTCGTTCTCCAGCCTCAGCCATGCGGTCACATCTCCCTCCCCACACGCCGCTCGCTCCCGGCGCCTCCTACCAACgccgcgcgcggcggcggcgcacgtGCGGGCGCAGACGCGCTTCCTGGCGAGCGAGGCCGCGCGGGGCGGCGTTGGCGGGCGCGAGGCAACAacggacgacgaggaggaggcggcgcAGGTGTGGACGGTGGAGTGGGAGGACAGCGAAGACGACGACTACGAGCCCGAG ATCGGCGACGGCGGGGACGGCGGCGGGGTCGCGCTTCGGGGCGTCGAGTGGGGCGAGCGTGCCCTCGTGGCGGCCGAGGAGGTTCTCGCCGACCATTTTGGGGATGACGTCGCCTTGTTCGCCTTCAAGGTGTCGCCCAAGGGATACGTCTACGTGCGCCTCGACAAGCTGACCAACAT GTATGGGTGCCCGGATATTGAGGAAATAGAGAATTTCAATAGGCTCTACAAGCAGAAGTTGGATGAGATCATTGAAAGAGGTGAAATATCCCTGGACCTGGCACTTGAG GTATCATCACCAGGTGCAGAGAGGCTTCTGAAGGTGCCCGAGGATTTGGACCGCTTCAAGGACATGGCTATGAGGGTGCAATACCTTGCTGAAGGTGATAATGACCTTATGTCGAAGCAGAACCAGGTGAAGGATGGCATCTTCTTGCTCGAGTCCGTCGACACTCTGGCTGAGCACTGTGTCTGGAAGCTGGCAGATGTCAAGGAAAACCGAGCAGAAGCTGGGAAAGGAAGGCCGCTGAACAGGAAGCAGAAAGACTGGAGGCTGCAGACTTCCTTCACAGCAGTGAAGAAGGTGACCTTGTACTTGGACTCAAACTAG
- the LOC136545215 gene encoding D-amino-acid oxidase, whose product MSAAPAAASPPRRVVICGGGVVGACTAYFLSTHAASPTVPTLVEKCAPACAASGKAGGFLALDWCDSTPALSRLARASFALHRRLADALGGADAYGFRPVHTLSVLLPTHPGPAPASPHPRLPPWVDPSASAAPPRELGTPDTTAQVHPGLFTKAVLAASGAEVVIGEVERVVAQDGRVAGVVVKGRDAVVDADAVVLALGPWSGRLEVVREVFDVSGLKAHSIVLRPREPEKITPHCLFLSYQPEPGAKMLDPEVYPRPTGEVYICGMSKDENPPDDPATITGEPDSIAMLHKIAGKVSSQLKKEEGAEVVAEQACYLPCTTDGLPVIGEIPGVKGCYVATGHSCWGILNGPATGAALAELILDGKSKIVDLDPFSPARFLKRRSRRGA is encoded by the exons ATGTCCGCCGCGCCGGCAGCCGCGTCCCCGCCCCGCCGCGTGGTCatctgcggcggcggcgtggtgggcGCGTGCACGGCCTACTTCCTCTCCACCCACGCCGCGTCCCCCACCGTCCCGACGCTCGTTGAGAAGTGCGCCCCGGCGTGCGCCGCCTCGGGGAAAGCCGGCGGCTTCCTGGCGCTCGACTGGTGCGACTCCACCCCGGCGCTCTCCAGGCTCGCGCGGGCCTCCTTCGCGCTCCACCGCCGCCTCGCCGACGCCCTCGGCGGCGCCGACGCGTACGGCTTCCGCCCCGTCCACACGCTCTCCGTCCTGCTGCCCACGCACCCCGGGCCCGCCCCCGCCTCGCCGCACCCGCGGCTCCCGCCCTGGGTCGACCCCTCCGCGTCCGCCGCCCCGCCGAGGGAGCTCGGGACCCCCGACACCACCGCGCAGGTCCACCCGGGCCTCTTCACCAAGGCCGTCCTTGCCGCGTCGGGCGCCGAGGTCGTCATCGGCGAGGTGGAGCGCGTCGTGGCCCAGGACGGCCGCGTCGCCGGCGTCGTCGTGAAGGGGCGCGACGCCGTGGTGGACGCCGACGCCGTCGTGCTCGCGCTTGGCCCCTGGTCCGGCCGCCTCGAGGTCGTCCGCGAGGTGTTCGACGTGTCCGGGCTCAAGGCGCACAGCATCGTGCTCCGGCCGCGCGAGCCCGAGAAGATCACGCCGCACTGTCTCTTCCTCAGCTACCAACCGGAGCCCGGCGCCAAGATGCTTGACCCCGAGGTGTACCCGCGGCCCACCG GGGAGGTGTACATATGCGGGATGAGCAAGGACGAGAACCCGCCGGATGACCCAGCAACGATAACAGGTGAGCCAGACTCGATTGCAATGCTGCATAAGATCGCAGGGAAAGTGTCCAGCCAGCTGAAGAAGGAAGAGGGCGCTGAGGTGGTGGCGGAGCAGGCGTGCTACCTGCCGTGCACCACCGACGGGCTGCCGGTCATCGGGGAGATACCGGGCGTGAAGGGGTGCTATGTGGCCACCGGGCACAGCTGCTGGGGCATCCTCAATGGTCCGGCCACCGGCGCGGCCCTCGCGGAGCTCATCCTCGATGGCAAGTCCAAGATCGTTGACCTTGATCCTTTCAGCCCGGCAAGGTTTCTCAAGAGAAGGAGCAGGCGTGGAGCCTGA